The Methanothrix soehngenii GP6 genome has a window encoding:
- the cofH gene encoding 5-amino-6-(D-ribitylamino)uracil--L-tyrosine 4-hydroxyphenyl transferase CofH has translation MTVSDLSEMERACLSPKSPSNDHDLLMRLWFEPLKLYRLANLLRQKSGKDEVTFIINRNINFTNYCIGSCKFCSFKHSKRYRLSTEEILSRAREAEERGATEICLQGGLSPGMLLEDYCGILEIIHRSHPRLHLHAYSPMEVLHMSRNSNVPVKDCLKELKRSGLGSMPGTAAEILVDSVRQKICPEKLNAGQWKEIIVAAHHLKIPSTSTILFGHVESMEDRLEHLEILKGIQNETGGFTELVLLPFIPENNLLGRTVAGPDLLDRLKMHALARVALYPAVTNIQASWTKLGRDAAKAAIMWGANDLGGTLMDERIARNSKEEPGISAEEIKELIESCGRKAVQRTTLYELI, from the coding sequence TTGACCGTCTCAGATCTCTCGGAGATGGAAAGAGCCTGCCTCTCTCCAAAAAGCCCCAGCAATGATCATGATCTGCTGATGAGGCTCTGGTTCGAGCCTCTTAAGCTTTACCGCCTGGCCAATCTATTGCGTCAGAAGAGCGGCAAGGACGAGGTCACTTTTATAATAAACCGGAACATCAACTTCACTAACTATTGCATAGGAAGCTGCAAATTCTGCTCTTTTAAGCATAGCAAGAGATACCGCCTTTCAACTGAGGAGATCCTCAGCCGGGCGAGGGAGGCAGAGGAGCGGGGAGCTACAGAGATCTGCCTGCAGGGAGGACTCTCGCCCGGCATGCTCCTGGAGGACTACTGCGGCATCCTGGAGATCATCCACCGCAGCCATCCCCGGTTGCATCTTCATGCCTACTCTCCCATGGAGGTGCTGCATATGTCTCGCAACTCCAATGTGCCGGTGAAAGACTGCCTGAAGGAGCTGAAGAGGAGTGGTCTGGGGTCAATGCCCGGTACCGCAGCTGAGATCCTGGTCGATTCCGTTCGCCAGAAGATCTGCCCAGAGAAGCTGAATGCAGGGCAGTGGAAGGAGATCATAGTGGCCGCTCATCATCTTAAGATCCCCTCCACCTCCACCATTCTCTTCGGCCATGTGGAGAGCATGGAAGATCGGCTGGAGCACCTGGAGATACTGAAAGGAATTCAAAATGAGACAGGAGGGTTCACTGAGCTGGTCCTTCTCCCTTTCATCCCGGAGAATAATCTGCTGGGAAGGACTGTTGCCGGGCCAGATCTCCTCGATCGGCTGAAGATGCATGCCCTGGCCAGGGTCGCCCTCTATCCCGCCGTCACCAACATCCAGGCTAGCTGGACCAAACTGGGGCGGGATGCGGCAAAAGCTGCCATCATGTGGGGGGCAAACGACCTGGGGGGAACGCTTATGGACGAGAGAATCGCCCGCAACTCCAAGGAGGAGCCAGGAATCTCGGCGGAGGAGATCAAAGAGCTGATCGAGAGCTGTGGACGAAAAGCTGTGCAGAGGACCACTCTGTATGAGCTGATTTGA
- a CDS encoding DUF504 domain-containing protein, with protein MRTSYALLLRLIHDPGYDLSKASIEYLDRGASGDISLVKGEDIISLESGIMEIRSDLKTKFIPIHRIRRISYQGEPLWEKRDAENFGAKEKTAKANADLLTQ; from the coding sequence ATGAGGACCAGTTACGCCCTTCTGCTCCGCCTCATTCATGATCCTGGGTATGATCTGTCCAAAGCCAGTATAGAGTATCTGGATCGGGGTGCTTCGGGAGACATATCCCTGGTCAAGGGGGAGGATATCATCAGCCTGGAGTCGGGGATCATGGAGATCAGGTCGGATCTGAAAACGAAATTCATACCCATTCACCGCATCAGGCGCATCTCTTATCAGGGAGAGCCGTTATGGGAGAAAAGGGATGCAGAAAATTTTGGGGCCAAAGAGAAGACCGCAAAGGCAAATGCTGACCTATTGACCCAATGA
- a CDS encoding NOL1/NOP2/sun family putative RNA methylase — MEWLERYRDLIPDFDGFRAVQSQALPSSCRINTLKIERCALLDRFAENGIDYQSFNWYPLGLKLDMESPGKLVENLSGFIHIQEELSMVPPLVLDPQPGELVLDLCASPGSKTCQISQMMKNLGRVIANEPSLARIAPLRSNCERLGVMNVAITRYDGRRFPSRPVQFDRVLVDAPCSSEGRERRGPGVLCKSSSKRSMDLHRLQADLLRNAIRLTKPGGIVVYSTCTYAPEENELVIESVLETARLERISIPGLLACPGITEWGGINLNHEVEKTARYYPHLNDTGGFFVAKLIKSQEYI, encoded by the coding sequence ATGGAATGGCTGGAGAGATACAGGGATTTGATACCGGACTTCGATGGTTTCCGGGCGGTGCAGAGCCAGGCGCTTCCCAGCTCCTGCCGGATCAATACCCTGAAGATCGAGAGATGTGCCCTGCTGGACAGATTTGCTGAGAATGGGATCGATTATCAGAGCTTCAACTGGTATCCTCTGGGCCTGAAGCTGGATATGGAGAGCCCGGGAAAGCTTGTCGAGAACCTCTCGGGCTTCATCCATATTCAAGAGGAGTTATCCATGGTCCCGCCCCTGGTTCTCGATCCCCAGCCAGGCGAGCTGGTCCTTGACCTGTGCGCCTCTCCCGGCAGCAAGACCTGCCAGATCTCTCAGATGATGAAAAACCTTGGAAGGGTGATCGCCAACGAGCCATCGCTGGCCAGAATCGCTCCATTGCGCTCGAACTGCGAACGGCTGGGGGTCATGAACGTCGCTATCACCCGTTATGATGGCCGCAGATTTCCCTCTCGCCCCGTTCAATTTGACCGGGTCCTGGTGGATGCCCCTTGTTCCAGCGAGGGCCGGGAGAGGAGAGGGCCGGGGGTCTTGTGCAAGAGCAGCAGCAAGAGGTCGATGGACCTGCACAGGCTCCAGGCCGACCTACTCCGGAACGCCATCAGGCTGACCAAGCCTGGAGGCATAGTGGTCTACTCCACCTGCACCTATGCTCCGGAGGAGAACGAGCTAGTGATAGAAAGCGTCCTCGAAACGGCCAGGTTGGAGAGGATATCGATTCCGGGTTTATTGGCCTGCCCGGGAATAACTGAATGGGGCGGCATTAACTTGAACCATGAGGTCGAGAAGACAGCCCGTTATTACCCCCATCTCAATGATACAGGAGGATTCTTTGTCGCCAAGCTCATCAAGAGCCAGGAATATATTTGA
- a CDS encoding Vms1/Ankzf1 family peptidyl-tRNA hydrolase, which translates to MVDLFGKKKLEDRISELEEAIAVQEREKEELVRTLQKREEKIKRLTSANQEANLALKAMEQKTATMVASSPEKTETERPKARLPEAWMPDNRELDLLIQRLQGFLSPREDLLVYAFPGSLPKDADIPPQIRRVAMEIKSQRGGIIIYCPQLFALQFIPPFPIKERISWEGSSFQLSWIEEMMNTPALVVSAHAGSTFLGVALSREGFAVNEKVESQVKEKHSKGGWSQKRFERLREEDIKNHLDAVQEKLAGLQSKYGSIVKYAVLGGEEGLIRQIAPSISLPLVERRLKRHDEKDPDSLLREVYGFKCYRIDINVIEAERSNAI; encoded by the coding sequence TTGGTTGACCTTTTCGGCAAGAAGAAGCTGGAAGATCGCATAAGCGAGCTGGAAGAAGCCATAGCGGTTCAAGAGCGAGAGAAGGAAGAGCTGGTGCGCACTCTCCAGAAGCGCGAGGAGAAGATAAAGAGGCTTACCAGCGCCAACCAGGAGGCAAACCTGGCTCTAAAGGCCATGGAGCAGAAAACAGCCACAATGGTGGCTTCGTCCCCAGAGAAGACGGAGACGGAAAGACCCAAAGCAAGGCTCCCTGAAGCCTGGATGCCGGACAATAGGGAACTGGACCTATTGATTCAGAGGCTCCAGGGATTCCTATCACCCAGGGAAGATCTGCTGGTTTACGCTTTTCCTGGCTCTCTGCCCAAGGACGCGGATATTCCGCCGCAGATCAGAAGAGTAGCGATGGAGATCAAATCCCAGAGGGGCGGCATAATCATATATTGCCCCCAGCTTTTTGCCCTGCAGTTCATTCCTCCCTTTCCCATCAAAGAGAGAATATCGTGGGAAGGAAGTTCATTTCAGCTCTCTTGGATTGAAGAGATGATGAACACTCCTGCCCTGGTTGTATCAGCACACGCGGGAAGCACCTTCCTGGGAGTGGCCTTGAGCAGGGAAGGCTTCGCAGTAAATGAAAAGGTAGAAAGCCAGGTGAAGGAGAAGCATTCCAAGGGAGGATGGAGCCAGAAGAGGTTTGAGAGGTTGCGCGAGGAGGACATAAAAAACCACCTCGATGCCGTCCAGGAGAAGCTCGCCGGTCTTCAGAGCAAATACGGAAGCATAGTGAAATATGCAGTCCTGGGCGGTGAGGAGGGGCTCATCAGACAGATAGCGCCCTCAATAAGCCTGCCTCTGGTGGAAAGGAGGCTGAAGCGGCATGACGAAAAGGATCCGGATTCGCTTTTAAGAGAGGTTTACGGCTTCAAATGTTATCGAATTGATATAAATGTGATAGAGGCAGAGAGGAGCAATGCTATCTGA
- a CDS encoding DUF2073 domain-containing protein produces MDLISEEKLENMTSMEKIRLILDKVKTGKIVVLESGLTPDEEVRLIEMTMTEIRVDEFSGIEIESYPSKKGGSFLDRIFGKGLKGRMTVIGPANQIHTIEKDEFQIRTKVSVGD; encoded by the coding sequence ATGGACCTAATCTCCGAGGAGAAACTGGAGAATATGACATCTATGGAGAAGATCAGGCTCATCCTGGACAAGGTCAAAACGGGAAAGATCGTGGTCCTTGAGAGCGGCCTGACTCCAGATGAGGAGGTGCGACTCATCGAGATGACCATGACTGAGATCAGGGTGGATGAGTTTTCAGGAATAGAGATAGAGAGCTACCCATCCAAGAAGGGAGGATCGTTTTTAGATCGGATCTTTGGAAAGGGCCTCAAGGGGAGGATGACAGTTATCGGCCCGGCAAATCAGATCCATACCATTGAGAAGGATGAGTTTCAGATCAGAACAAAGGTCTCTGTGGGGGATTGA
- a CDS encoding Zn-ribbon domain-containing protein, with amino-acid sequence MPHICTRCNSVFESGEDILKGCPSCGWKKFMFVRKMPQGGDISSVSQDRIISRAMGVRMPPKKREKPLAIDRDEPSIREFGDGEKLEGEKLESIKITAPGTYELNLPSLFEREELIMAVKEGTYFIDLTSVFRKSKKD; translated from the coding sequence ATGCCTCACATCTGCACCCGATGCAATAGCGTATTCGAATCGGGTGAGGATATCCTCAAAGGCTGCCCATCCTGCGGCTGGAAGAAGTTCATGTTCGTGCGCAAGATGCCGCAGGGCGGGGACATATCTTCCGTCTCTCAGGATCGGATAATATCCAGGGCGATGGGGGTAAGGATGCCTCCCAAAAAAAGAGAGAAGCCCCTGGCCATAGATAGGGATGAGCCATCGATAAGGGAGTTTGGCGACGGGGAAAAACTGGAGGGTGAAAAGCTAGAGAGCATAAAGATAACAGCGCCAGGAACCTATGAGTTGAATCTGCCATCCCTATTCGAGAGGGAGGAGCTTATCATGGCAGTCAAGGAAGGAACTTATTTTATCGATCTTACATCTGTATTCAGAAAAAGTAAAAAGGATTGA
- a CDS encoding DEAD/DEAH box helicase, which produces MTIKRSIMSTYLEHPLLKPHTVEKRLFQMDLAASALKSSSLIVVPTGLGKTVIALMVLLARLDKGRVLFLAPTKPLVEQHAAFLRRVLKDEGEVTMMTGEMMPEKRKAAWEAARITVSTPQVIENDLLSRRIDLEDISLIIFDEAHRAVGNYAYVYIAERYAREGTNPLVLGITASPGSEKEKIAEICTNLSIENIQTRSEKDSDVAPFVHSKQIEWVKLTVPKELLDIRTAIEEVLRDRIDDLNRLGISPVKIDPRATKKELLGLQAMLMSSAKRQANQATFKGISILAEVLKLYHAIELAETQGTEALLKYFQRLQGEAISRSGSKASRRIMEDSKFRQAMQALEDLQVEHPKPAMVRKILTEQIEAKPESRIMVFTNYRDTASALIRFLKEDPKIKAVRFVGQSSRADDEGLSQKKQAEILQRFRAGEYNVLIATSVGEEGIDIPATDMVLFYEPVPSEIRSIQRKGRTGRARSGRVVVLMARGTRDEAYYWISDRKEKTMNKQMRTLSGQASQSPSSSSKDFLPRQLEITEDNPERQNRKGQESLVDWTEAYEERDKIYVDPRERGMARLLEGRGLEVTLKNLEVGDYVVSDRVAIERKTAQDFVASIIDPERNLFRQIADLARSYERPVLILEGRDLYSRQVSASSIQGALTSVAVDYGVPIIPTEDQEDTASVITMLAARERRAGHEPKLHGHKTARTLKEQQEYLISAIPSVGPSVARKLLRHFGSIEKVIAASKEELQEVDMVGPKIAERIRELVGVEYKG; this is translated from the coding sequence ATGACCATTAAAAGATCTATTATGTCCACCTATCTGGAGCATCCACTCCTGAAGCCGCATACAGTAGAAAAGAGGCTCTTCCAGATGGACCTGGCTGCCTCCGCCCTTAAGTCCTCCAGCTTGATAGTGGTTCCCACGGGTCTGGGCAAAACGGTCATCGCGCTCATGGTTCTTCTCGCCCGGCTGGACAAGGGACGGGTCCTCTTTCTTGCCCCCACCAAGCCTCTGGTGGAGCAGCATGCAGCCTTCTTACGCCGTGTGCTCAAGGATGAAGGTGAGGTGACTATGATGACCGGCGAGATGATGCCAGAGAAGAGGAAAGCAGCCTGGGAAGCTGCGCGAATTACAGTATCCACTCCCCAGGTGATAGAGAACGATCTTCTCTCCCGCAGGATCGATCTAGAGGATATCTCCCTGATAATCTTCGATGAGGCCCACCGGGCGGTGGGAAACTATGCTTATGTCTATATTGCAGAACGCTATGCTCGAGAGGGGACCAATCCTCTGGTCCTGGGGATCACCGCCAGCCCAGGCAGCGAGAAGGAGAAGATCGCCGAGATCTGCACCAACCTCTCTATAGAAAATATCCAGACCCGTTCGGAGAAGGACTCTGATGTAGCGCCTTTTGTTCACTCCAAGCAGATCGAATGGGTGAAGCTGACCGTTCCCAAGGAGCTACTTGATATCAGAACGGCGATAGAGGAGGTGCTGAGAGATCGAATAGATGACCTAAACCGCCTGGGGATCAGCCCGGTGAAGATCGACCCCAGAGCCACAAAAAAGGAGCTCCTCGGCCTTCAGGCCATGCTCATGTCCTCAGCTAAAAGACAGGCCAATCAGGCCACATTCAAGGGCATATCCATCCTGGCAGAAGTTCTCAAGCTCTATCATGCCATAGAGCTGGCTGAGACCCAGGGCACAGAAGCTCTGCTCAAGTACTTCCAGCGGCTGCAGGGTGAGGCCATCTCCCGCAGCGGCTCGAAGGCCTCTCGCCGGATTATGGAGGATTCCAAGTTCCGCCAGGCCATGCAAGCCCTGGAAGATCTGCAGGTGGAGCATCCCAAGCCTGCCATGGTCAGGAAGATACTGACCGAGCAGATCGAGGCCAAGCCCGAGTCCCGGATCATGGTATTCACCAATTACAGGGACACCGCCTCTGCCCTCATCCGATTTTTAAAAGAGGATCCCAAGATCAAGGCCGTTCGCTTTGTGGGCCAGTCCAGCCGGGCAGATGATGAGGGCCTGAGCCAGAAGAAGCAGGCTGAGATCCTGCAAAGGTTCAGGGCAGGGGAGTACAATGTCCTCATCGCCACCTCGGTGGGAGAAGAGGGAATCGATATTCCGGCCACTGATATGGTCCTCTTCTACGAGCCGGTTCCTTCGGAGATTCGCAGCATTCAGCGCAAGGGCAGGACGGGGAGGGCGAGGAGCGGAAGGGTGGTGGTCCTGATGGCCAGGGGCACTCGGGATGAAGCCTACTACTGGATTAGCGACCGAAAAGAGAAGACAATGAACAAGCAGATGCGAACTCTGAGCGGCCAGGCTTCCCAGTCACCCTCGAGCAGCTCCAAGGATTTCCTTCCCCGCCAGCTGGAGATAACCGAAGATAATCCAGAAAGGCAGAACAGGAAAGGGCAGGAGAGCCTGGTGGATTGGACAGAGGCATATGAGGAACGGGACAAGATCTATGTCGACCCCAGAGAGCGTGGAATGGCCAGGCTTCTGGAGGGGAGAGGATTGGAGGTCACCCTGAAAAACCTGGAGGTGGGCGACTATGTGGTAAGCGATCGAGTGGCGATCGAACGCAAGACCGCCCAGGATTTCGTGGCCTCGATCATCGATCCGGAGAGAAACCTCTTCCGCCAAATAGCAGATCTTGCCCGGAGCTACGAGCGGCCGGTCTTGATCCTGGAGGGAAGGGACCTGTATTCCCGCCAGGTGAGCGCAAGCTCCATTCAGGGAGCATTGACTTCGGTGGCTGTTGATTATGGGGTGCCCATCATTCCCACGGAGGACCAGGAGGATACGGCATCTGTCATCACCATGCTCGCCGCTCGGGAAAGAAGGGCAGGGCATGAGCCCAAGCTGCATGGCCACAAGACCGCCAGAACGCTAAAAGAGCAGCAGGAGTACCTCATATCCGCCATTCCCAGCGTGGGGCCGTCGGTGGCAAGAAAACTCCTCCGCCACTTTGGGTCAATTGAAAAAGTGATCGCTGCCAGCAAAGAAGAGCTGCAAGAGGTGGACATGGTCGGGCCTAAGATCGCTGAGCGCATCCGGGAGCTGGTGGGAGTTGAGTACAAGGGATGA
- a CDS encoding MBL fold metallo-hydrolase yields MEIIFLGTNGWYDSDTGNTICTLINSEKYHIILDAGNGISKADQYIDDDLPVYLFLSHFHLDHIEGLHILNKFHFSQGLKIFGQKGTREVLNTIVNDPFTVPLEKLPYPVEVGELLPGPYKMPFALECEFLLHASPTLGYRFDLEGKIIAYCPDTGICEGAVHLAGDSDLLIAECSHKPGESSPAWPHLNPQDAADIARRAGAKRLALTHFDAGRYRSIQERMDAVASVKDYQDIIVGTDGLNLQI; encoded by the coding sequence ATGGAGATAATCTTTCTAGGAACAAACGGCTGGTATGACAGCGACACCGGGAACACCATATGTACCCTGATCAACTCCGAAAAGTATCACATAATCCTTGATGCGGGGAACGGCATCAGCAAGGCAGACCAGTACATCGATGACGATCTTCCTGTCTATCTCTTCTTGAGCCACTTTCACCTGGATCACATTGAGGGGCTGCATATATTAAACAAGTTTCACTTCTCTCAGGGGCTGAAGATATTCGGCCAGAAGGGCACCAGGGAGGTTCTGAACACTATAGTCAATGACCCTTTCACCGTTCCTCTGGAAAAGCTCCCTTATCCGGTTGAAGTTGGCGAGCTTCTGCCCGGGCCCTATAAGATGCCTTTCGCCCTGGAGTGTGAGTTTCTGCTTCATGCCTCTCCCACCCTCGGCTATCGCTTCGATCTGGAGGGAAAGATCATCGCCTACTGTCCAGATACGGGCATCTGCGAGGGCGCAGTTCATCTGGCAGGTGATTCAGACCTATTGATAGCTGAATGCTCCCATAAGCCTGGAGAGTCAAGTCCTGCCTGGCCACATCTCAATCCCCAGGATGCAGCCGATATCGCCCGGCGGGCAGGAGCCAAAAGGTTGGCCTTAACCCATTTCGATGCAGGCAGGTACAGAAGCATTCAGGAGCGTATGGATGCCGTGGCATCGGTAAAGGACTATCAGGACATAATCGTGGGAACGGATGGCTTGAATCTGCAAATTTGA
- a CDS encoding methyltransferase RsmF C-terminal domain-like protein, with product MSPSSSRARNIFEPLDTSFVADLWGERFGIPPSAFAGFIFFRKANSVWAANEAILPRLSYEAIGMRIMNLKDRPWKPTTSALQVFGRHATRNLIHLDSANSRSFMEGKTLAIESDSESGYVVVFYRGEVLGCGLYSHGKLVSQIPKERRMASSKNGAEESADQNAKDEVASEMPIDMR from the coding sequence TTGTCGCCAAGCTCATCAAGAGCCAGGAATATATTTGAGCCCCTGGATACGTCATTCGTGGCGGACCTTTGGGGGGAACGGTTTGGTATCCCCCCATCTGCCTTCGCGGGCTTTATCTTTTTTCGAAAGGCGAATAGCGTCTGGGCGGCCAACGAGGCCATCCTCCCCAGGCTCAGTTATGAGGCCATCGGAATGCGCATCATGAACCTGAAAGACCGGCCCTGGAAGCCGACTACCAGCGCCCTGCAGGTCTTCGGCCGGCATGCCACAAGGAACCTCATCCACCTGGATTCAGCGAATTCCAGAAGCTTCATGGAGGGCAAGACCCTGGCCATTGAATCGGACTCGGAATCCGGCTATGTGGTAGTATTTTATAGAGGAGAGGTGCTTGGATGCGGTCTGTACTCGCATGGAAAGCTGGTATCTCAGATTCCAAAAGAGCGGAGGATGGCGAGCTCTAAGAATGGCGCAGAAGAGAGCGCGGATCAGAACGCAAAAGATGAAGTGGCCAGTGAGATGCCGATCGATATGCGATAA
- a CDS encoding CxxC-x17-CxxC domain-containing protein, which yields MERYGSGSRGGYSSGPREMHDATCAECGKACQVPFKPDGSRPVYCSDCYQKHRPARPPRRY from the coding sequence ATGGAAAGATATGGAAGCGGAAGCAGAGGCGGCTACAGCAGCGGCCCGAGAGAGATGCACGATGCCACTTGCGCAGAGTGCGGAAAGGCATGTCAGGTTCCCTTCAAGCCCGATGGCTCCAGGCCAGTTTATTGCAGCGACTGCTACCAGAAGCATAGACCAGCCAGACCACCCAGAAGATACTGA